A genomic segment from Gadus morhua chromosome 4, gadMor3.0, whole genome shotgun sequence encodes:
- the LOC115542356 gene encoding serine/arginine repetitive matrix protein 2-like, giving the protein MNRQQELLSEAVRQYEHLYNPSLDGYKDTQMCSNSWDEIASNMGMPVGVCVNKWKSIRDKYVREKKAMQSRSGDAGGKGVSPWFISLSWLGVHIKHRATCSNYDKPSTASNASSPSTSSPANFQPSISSQAASLQPSISSQATSLQPSISSQAASLQPSISSQAASLQPSISSQAASLQPSISSQAASLQPSISSQAASLQPSISSQAASLQPSISSQAASLHPSTSSSSEASLEPSSPEAFFEATALPRPNLPAFSPSTPSASMMSPSPPSHTGRKRKRRGQLDDFMSERVADLEERRQTVLSLESMVAPDEYARFGQVVGDLARTALQESRHPLMMRILQCLISAQGVENLRECP; this is encoded by the exons ATGAATCGACAGCAAGAGCTCTTGAGCGAGGCAGTGCGTCAATACGAGCACTTGTACAACCCATCGCTGGATggctacaaagacacacagatgtGCTCGAATTCGTGGGATGAGATAGCATCCAACATGGGCATGCCGGTCGGAGTGTGTGTCAACAAGTGGAAAAGCATACGGGACAAATATGTCCGAGAGAAGAAGGCGATGCAAAGCAGAAGTGGCGATGCTGGGGGAAAGGGGGTTTCTCCCTggtttatatcgctgtcgtgGTTGGGGGTGCACATAAAACACCGGGCGACCTGCTCAAACTACGACAAG CCCTCAACTGCCAGCAATGCGTCATCGCCATCCACCTCGTCACCTGCAAACTTCCAGCCATCCATCTCATCACAGGCAGCCTCCCTCCAGCCATCCATCTCATCACAGGCAACCTCCCTCCAGCCATCCATCTCATCACAGGCAGCCTCCCTCCAGCCATCCATCTCATCACAGGCAGCCTCCCTCCAGCCATCCATCTCATCACAGGCAGCCTCCCTCCAGCCATCCATCTCATCACAGGCAGCCTCCCTCCAGCCATCCATCTCATCACAGGCAGCCTCCCTCCAGCCATCCATCTCATCACAGGCAGCCTCCCTCCAGCCATCCATCTCATCACAGGCAgcctccctccacccatccaCCTCGTCCTCATCGGAAGCCTCCCTTGAGCCATCCTCGCCAGAGGCCTTCTTTGAGGCAACAGCTCTTCCCCGGCCCAATTTGCCAGCATTCAGCCCATCCACCCCTTCAGCCTCCATGATGtcaccatctcctccttcccacacaggaaggaagaggaaaagaAGGGGGCAGCTGGATGACTTCATGAGTGAAAGGGTGGCAGATTTGGAGGAGCGGAGGCAGACTGTGCTGTCACTTGAGAGCATGGTTGCCCCTGATGAGTATGCAAGATTTGGCCAGGTTGTGGGGGACCTGGCGAGGACTGCATTACAGGAGAGTAGGCACCCTTTAATGATGAGGA